Proteins found in one Thermaerobacter subterraneus DSM 13965 genomic segment:
- a CDS encoding NAD-dependent epimerase/dehydratase family protein: MRLGGEVEPVEVLAVDDFSAGRVRRIAGVTVERLDITQAGEVAAVFRDFRPEAVIHLAAQVSVERSLERPDQDVDVNVYGTLNLVREAVAAGTRRVVFASSAAVYGDPQRLPVDEDHPLKPLSVYGRSKLAAEWLIQQYAQGTGLEAVILRLGNVYGPGQRPETGPVVARFFLDALSGRGPVIHGDGQQTRDFVYVGDVARAFVLALAGPAGVVANIAGGRATAIGELAQRIGRLVAGSPAPRYGPPRPGDIRHSVLSSDRARRLLGWTPRVGLEEGLAATYQWYRRQVAKAVEPVAG, from the coding sequence GTGAGACTGGGCGGCGAAGTCGAACCCGTCGAAGTGCTGGCCGTCGACGACTTCTCCGCAGGCCGGGTCCGGCGGATTGCCGGCGTGACGGTGGAACGGCTGGACATCACCCAGGCCGGCGAGGTGGCGGCGGTCTTTCGTGACTTCCGGCCGGAGGCGGTGATCCACCTGGCCGCCCAGGTCAGCGTCGAGCGCTCCCTGGAGCGGCCGGACCAGGACGTGGACGTCAATGTATACGGCACCTTGAACCTGGTGCGGGAGGCGGTGGCCGCCGGGACGCGCCGGGTGGTGTTCGCCTCGTCGGCGGCGGTGTACGGGGATCCGCAGCGACTGCCCGTTGACGAAGACCACCCGCTCAAGCCCCTGTCCGTCTACGGCCGCTCCAAGCTGGCGGCCGAGTGGCTGATCCAGCAGTACGCCCAGGGAACGGGGCTGGAGGCCGTGATCCTCCGCCTGGGGAACGTGTACGGCCCGGGCCAGCGGCCCGAGACGGGGCCCGTGGTGGCGCGGTTCTTCCTGGATGCCTTGAGCGGCCGGGGGCCGGTGATCCACGGCGACGGCCAGCAGACCCGGGATTTCGTGTACGTGGGCGATGTGGCCCGGGCCTTTGTCCTGGCTCTGGCGGGGCCTGCCGGCGTGGTGGCGAACATCGCCGGCGGCCGGGCCACGGCCATCGGCGAGCTGGCCCAGCGCATCGGCCGGCTGGTGGCGGGCTCGCCGGCGCCCCGTTACGGCCCGCCGCGGCCTGGGGACATTCGCCACAGCGTCCTGTCCAGCGACCGGGCCCGCCGGCTGCTGGGCTGGACGCCGCGGGTCGGTCTGGAGGAGGGCCTGGCCGCCACGTACCAGTGGTACCGGCGGCAGGTGGCGAAGGCCGTGGAACCGGTGGCGGGGTAG